The candidate division WOR-3 bacterium nucleotide sequence GGTTATGAAGATAAAATTCCTGGGGCATGCAGCATTTTTAATAACCTCAGAAAAGGGTATTAGAATTATTACCGATCCTTATAAACCAGGTTGCTACGGCGGGGGTATAAAGTATGGCCCGATTACTGAAGAAGCAGATATCGTTACAATCTCCCACGAACACGATGACCACAATGAAACAAAGATAAAAGGCAATCCTGTTTTTGTCCGTGAATCGGGTAAGAAAGAAGTAAAAGGCATAAATATCTCTGGATACGAGGTCTATCATGATAAAAGTTCAGGAAAAGAAAGGGGAAGGGATGTTATTTTCAATATTGAAGTAGATGGGATTAATATTGTTCATCTTGGAGATCTGGGACATACGCTTACAAAATCTGATGCAGAAAAAATCGGAAAGGTGGATATTCTACTCGTCCCTGTTGGTGGTTATTTTACGATTGATTCTAATGATGCCGAAGCAATTATAAGCTTGCTGAACCCTAAGGTAGTGATACCAATGCATTTCAAAACTTCTAAATGTGATTTTCCAATTGCACCGGTTGAGGAGTTTACTAAAAGTAAAGAAATAGAAAAGGTTGATGGCGAATTGGAAATTAGAAAAGATACGCTACCAGCGAAAACTATGATTTACTTATTAACACCAACAAAATAATTTCTGGGAGGTTGTATGAGAGAAATAGAATATAACACAATTGTGGATACAGTTGCCCGATTGTGTAAAGAAGCCAATTATTTTTTAGGTGAGGATGTATATAATGCCTTAAAAAATGGACTGGAAAAAGAAGAATCGCCGGTTGGCAAGGATATCTTGAATCAATTACTCAAAAACGCGGATATTGCAAAAAATGAACAGATTCCAATATGCCAAGATACCGGATTTGCCGTAATATTTCTTGAACATGGTGCAGATGTTCGGGTAAAAGGCGATATTAATCAGGCAATCAGTGAGGGGGTTGCAAAAGGTTATACTGAGGGATATCTGCGAAAATCAATACTCTCCGACCCGATTAAAGGCAAAAATACAAATGACAATAC carries:
- a CDS encoding MBL fold metallo-hydrolase, which encodes MKIKFLGHAAFLITSEKGIRIITDPYKPGCYGGGIKYGPITEEADIVTISHEHDDHNETKIKGNPVFVRESGKKEVKGINISGYEVYHDKSSGKERGRDVIFNIEVDGINIVHLGDLGHTLTKSDAEKIGKVDILLVPVGGYFTIDSNDAEAIISLLNPKVVIPMHFKTSKCDFPIAPVEEFTKSKEIEKVDGELEIRKDTLPAKTMIYLLTPTK